The Pontibacter korlensis sequence TTGGCGCCTGGCGCGACGGTACACTAATAGGACATAACAACGATAAGCCGCATAAATTCACCAACGAGCGCTACGGCGGTTACTATACGCAGGAGGAGATTAAGGAAGTTGTAAAGTATGCGCAGGAACGTTACATCAATGTGGTTCCGGAAATAGAGATGCCGGGACATGCTGTGGCGGCACTCACTACATACCCTGCGCTTTCGTGCACGGGTGGTCCTTTTTCTGTAGAGAAAAGGTGGGGCGTTTTTGACGATATCTTCTGCGCCGGCAATGAGCAGACCTTCACCTTCCTGGAGGACGTGATGACTGAGGTACTGGCCCTGTTCCCGAGCAAGATCGTACACATTGGAGGAGACGAAGCCCCTAAAACCCGTTGGAAAGAGTGCCCTAAGTGCCAGAAGCGCATTGCCGACGAAGGACTGAAAGATGAGCACGAACTGCAGAGCTACTTTATACAGCGCATGGAGAAATTCCTGAACGCCAAAGGCAGAACCATCATTGGCTGGGATGAAATTCTAGAAGGTGGCCTGGCTCCAAATGCATACGTAATGTCGTGGAGAGGCACCGAAGGAGGTATAGCCGCCGCTAAGCAGCACCACTACGTGGTAATGTCGCCCGGATCTCATGTATACTTCGACCACTACCAAGGAGACCCAAGTCTGGAGCCTATTGCCATTGGAGGTCTAACTACACTGGAGAGAGTATATTCCTTTGAGCCAACTCCGGCAGAGCTGTCTGCAGAAGAAAAGAAGTATATACTTGGTGCCCAAGCCAACGTGTGGACAGAGTATATCCCTACCACTGAGCACGTGGAGTATATGATCATGCCGCGTATGTCTGCCTTATCAGAAGTTCTTTGGACGCCAGCCGCCAAGAAAGACTGGGATGATTTCCAGACACGCATGCAGCAGCAATATAAGCGCTTCGACCACATGGGCGTGAACTACGCGCGCAGTACCTATAATGTGAATCAGGATATCGCAGTAGACCCGACGCAGAGCGTAGCCACTGTAACGCTGGCTACAGCAGCCAAGGGGCCAAAAGTATTCTATACGCTGGATGGTTCTGAGCCAACAACATCATCACAGGCTTATACTTCGCCATTCCAACTGTCACAATCAGCCACCATCAAAGCTGCTTCTTTTGATGAGAACGGGAATCAGTTAGGCAAAGTGACCTCGAAAGAACTTAAGCTGCATAAAGCCTTTGCACACACCATAGAGCTTAAAAATGCTCCTCATAAGCAGTATACAGCAGCTGGGCCATTAACGTTGGTAGATGGCCAATTGGCCAGCAATAGCTTCACTAACGGACAGTGGCTGGGCTTCCTGGGCACTGACATGGAGGCTGTGATAGACTTAAAAGAGAAAAGGCCAATCAGCAGCATCACCAGCTCTTACCTGCAAACCAAGAACAGTGGTATACACCTGCCAACCCAAGTAGAGTTTGCAATTTCTAAGAATGGTAAAAAGTATAAAACAGTGAAAGTAGTAACTGAGCTTCCTGACAAGCCTGGTGTTTACAAGGAGGTGCTAACAGCGGAGGTACCAAACAAAAAAGCCCGCTACATTAAAGTTACTGCTAAGAATTCTAAACCGGGTACTGAGCAGGAAAAGAACAGAGCCTGGCTTTTTGCTGACGAGATCATTGTTGAGTAACAGTTAATACTTGTGGGCAGGCCTCAACTTTTGTAGTTTGGGGCCTGCTTACTTTAGTCCCGAAAATAATAAATCGCACTATCAGAATCTTACCCTTTATTTAAAGACACTAAGCTTATGCACCTGAAAGCTTTATCTAAGCTCAAAGCAACTCTTGCGGTACTGGCATGCTTCACTGCTGCCTGCACCACAACCAATCAGCAGGATAGCAACCCTGCCACAACCTCTCTTACCAAGTATGTTGACCCTTACATTGGATCCAGTTTTCACGGCCACGTTTTTGTAGGCGCTAACGTTCCTTTCGGGGCTGTACAATTGGGGCCAACCAACATGAGCCAGGGATGGGACTGGTGCTCCGGCTACCATTACTCCGACTCCACCATTATTGGTTTCTCCCACACCCACCTGAGCGGCACTGGTATCGGCGACCTGGGTGATATCTCCGTGATGCCTGTTACGGGGCAGGTACAGTTGGTAAAAGGAAGTGTAAAAAACCCGGAAAGCGGCTATTACTCGCTATTCTCGCATGATGATGAGACAGTGAAACCTGGTTATTATGCTGTTAAGCTAAAACGTTATAGCATAGGTGCAGAGCTTACTGCTACAGAGCGTGTGGGCTTCCATCAGTATACTTTCCCAAAGTCTGAAGAGGCCAGTATTATCATCGACTTAAAAGAAGGCATTGGTTGGGACTCACCTGTAGAAACGTTTATTGAGCAGCTGAATGACAGCACCCTTGCCGGCTATCGCTTCTCCAAGGGCTGGGCCAACGATCAACGGGTATATTTTACTGCAGTGTTCTCTAAACCGATTGATAAGTTTGAAAGCTTTCAGGTAGCTGATACAGCTGCCTCCTCCCCTGTTCCTGCTTCAAAAGGAAGAATGATAAAAGGTGTGGCGCATTTCAAAACTCAGGAAGGTGAAAAGGTAAAACTGAAGGTAGGTATCTCACCGGTGAGTGCGGAGAATGCTTTGGCTAACATTCAGGCAGAGGTCCCAGATTGGAACTTCGAAAAAGTAGTAGCCGATGCAGATGCAGCCTGGAACCGGGAGCTACAAAAAGTACGCATTCAACCATTAGATTCCGTACAGCTTCGTACTTTCTACACTGCACTGTATCATACACTTATTGCGCCATCCATCTTTAACGACCACAACGGCGACTACCGCGGAACAGACAAGAAAGTGTATAGAAATGCTGACTTCACGAACCTTACCACCTTCTCGCTCTGGGACACTTACCGTGCAGCGCACCCGCTCTTTACTATTACACAGGCTGATCGCGTGAACGACATGATCAACTCCATGCTAGCTATCTATCAACAGCAGGGTAAACTACCTGTGTGGCACCTGATGGGTAACGAGACCAACACCATGCCTGGCTACAGCGGCGTAACGGTGGTAGCTGATGCCGTTCTGAAAGGGTTTGACGGCTTTGATCATGAATTGGCTTTTGAGGCCATGAAAGCGACTGCTATGGGTAATGAGTTTGGTCTGAACTATGTTAAAGAGTTGGGCTTTATTCCTGCCGAAGAGGAAGTAGAGAGTGTAGCCAAGGGTCTAGAGTACGCCATTGCCGATTGGGGCATTGCACAGGTGGCCAAGAAGCTGGGCAAGGAGGAAGACTACCAGTACTTCAGCAAGCGTGCCAAATACTATGAGAACTACTTCGACAAGCAAACCCACTTTATGCGTGGAAGAGTGTCTAAAACCGAATGGCGCACACCTTTTGATCCGTTTAAATCTGCGCACCGTAAGGATGATTATGCAGAAGGCAACTCCTGGCAGTATACTTGGCTGGTGCCGCAAGATGTAGAAGGACTGATCAGCCTGATGGGAGGCGAAGAAGCCTTCGTGCAGAAACTGGACTCTCTGTTTACGGTGAAAGGTGACATGGGCGAGGAGGCCTCAAATGACATCACAGGCTTAATTGGCCAGTACGCGCACGGCAACGAGCCAAGCCACCACATCTCATACATGTATGCTTACGCCGGACAGCCTTGGAAAACGGCAGACAAAGTGCGCTTCATCGTAAAAAACATGTACACTGATAAACCAGATGGATTGATCGGCAACGAAGATGTTGGTCAGATGTCAGCCTGGTATATTTTCTCTACACTTGGCTTCTACCCACAGAACCCTGCTAATGGCGCCTATGTTTTTGGAAGCCCTGCTGTAAAGCAAGCTACACTTTCCCTGCCAAACGGAAATGTGCTAGAAGTAGAAGCTCAAGGTAACAGCTCCGAGAACAGGTATATCCAGAGTATTACACTTAATGGTGAGCCTTATACTAAATCATACATCCTGCACAAAGATTTGATTAAGGGTGGTAAGCTTGTTTTCAAGATGGGCAATACCCCTAGCCCAACATGGGGTGTAGCCAAAGAAGACAGACCACGCTCAGAGCCAATGCACTAAACATACTTTGAAATAACAAAAAAGCTCCCTGACCTACTGTCAGGGAGCTTTTTTGTTTCCGGTTTTCCACCTTATCGTCTTACCTACCGCAGCTATTTTATACAGAGACTGTGTTGAGGGTGCAACGATATACTCTCTTGATATAAACTGCAGTTATGACAGCATGGAGGAATCTTATTATTGCTGCAAGACAACATGCTTTATATTTTTCCTGTCATAGGTATACGTAATGTGCACAAGGCCATCTCTTGTTTGCAAGACAGCCGGGTAGCTGAATTCTTCTTTATCACCATTCTCCAGCACAGCTACATCTCTCCATTTTTTTCCATTAGTAGAGACTGCCACATGTAGTTTGCTGCGCCCGTTAAACCAGTCCTGTCCGGGAACATCCGGGTTGTAGACGATCAACTGAGTACCGTCTTTTAATGTAACCGCATCAGTACCAGAATTGGGATTCAATAACTTTGTTTTGGTAAGCTTCCCCCAACTATTCCCTCCATCTGATGACCAGGCCTGAATAACATTCCCCTGCTTGCTTCTGCACAGAATCTGCAGGCGGTTTTTGGGGTAAAATAAAATACTAGGCTGTATAACATCAAACTCTGAATTTGTGTCAACAGGAATATACTGCCAGGTCTGACCTCCATCGCTGGACTTTTCTATGTGTACTTTCCAGCGCTCTGTGCTTTCTTCCACACTTGAGGGAGATAAAATAGTACCGTCTGCTAGTTGTACAGGCTTATTTTTTATCGGGCCAAGTATACCATCGGGTAGCTTTTGGGCTTCTGACCATGTCATACCCTCATCATCCGAGGTTTTCACCATTCCCCACCACTCTCTGGGATTAGGGCCAACCTTGTAGAACAGAAATACTTTGCCCTCCTTTTCCTGAAACAAAACAGGATTCCAGGTTGGGTATCGCAGCGAGTCATTGATGATGCCGTTAGCCACATTTACAGGTTCTGACACACCATTATCATCTATCGTACTTAGCCATATGTCTACATCTGGATTACTTTCAGCTGAACCTCCAAAACAGGACACTAAAAGCCTTCCCCCTGAGATCTCCACCATTGTGGAGGCATGGCATTGCTTGAAGGGCGCATTATTAAAGACAAGCTCCTCCTTTACCTTTGTCCAGCCTGACTGAGCCTGTGAGCTATAGGCAAGGAAAAGGAAGGAAATAAGCGCCATAAAATGTTTGTTCATCATACCCTATGGTTATCGTAATGTTCAATCTGTATCTAACGCTACACAGTAGCTGAAGCCCGTTTTAAAGCAATCAGCACCTTGTCAGTCACCTCTCCGAACAAGGATATGCCTCCAGCTCCGTTTTGTAGGGCATACTCCATACCTTGCTGCAATTCCTCGTTGCTTTTAAAGTCAGGCAGAAACAGGCCTGCATAAAGCGGGAATTTGCCGTTCAGAAAGTGTATACCCTCCGCTACGGCATCACCAATCCACTCTACATTCTCCTTATAAAAGCCGTGGTAGATCATAGGGCAGACACTGTTAAGGTTCCAGTTGGTCCAGTCCTGCCGCACAATACGGCGCGCAACTTCCGGGGTAGGGAAAACAGCGGCAGTGATAGGCTTCCTCTTCTCTTTGGCCACCTCCGCCAAATGGTTTACGATGTTGTTTACCGCATGATAACGATACAGTCGCCACGATAGGCTGGCCTCCGGGTACTCCAGTTCCTTAATGTCTTTACCTCGCCAGGCTCTGAACTTAGAGCGGCAAACTTCACAGTAACAGTAGTCATACTCCGGCAGCTCTTTGGTTTGCTCTATGTTATAGTTCTCCCAAAGGTTTACGGGTAGTATTACATCGCAAAAGCGCACATAGTCCAGGTGGATGCCGTCGATGTAGTCTTTGCTTAGGATGTTGCGCACATCATCGGCCAAATACTGCTTTACTTCGTCGCGAGACGGACAGAGCCAGCGGTAATAATTTACATAGGGCGGCTTATCGGCGCATGACTCGCCCTTACGGTTTTGGGCATACCACTCAGGGTGCTTTTGCAGGAGCTCCTGTTCTCCCCGGTTCATGGTCCACATCCAACGGTGCGCCTCCAGCTTATTGGCCTTGGCGGTTCTGTAGTGTTTCTCACTGTCGGCTTCGAAGAAGATCCCACGGATACCTGCCTCGTAGAAGCGCTTATACTGCTGCTGCAGGTCAGCTTCTTTGTCGGCTACGTTCGGTCTTATCCATACCCAATGCTTAAGCTGTTTCTTTTTTGCTGCTGGTACTGCAAGATCAGCAAACGCAGGCGCTGGAATGCTTGCTGCCAGACCAGCCAAGGCACCAGCCTTAAGAAAGGTTCTTCTTGATTTCATTTTAAGCCTTTTATTGTGTGTACAAAACCATTTTCGTTGATGCTCCATACTTTGCCATCCGGCCCCTGTATAGCCGCCAGAAATTGCAGTGTGCCTGCCTCCAAACTCAGCTGGTTTTCCTGCCCTTCTACCGTTACTTTGCTGCCTTTTAACCCCAGCTCCTTTAGCGATTTGCTGTACTTGCCATACTTGTTAAAGTGCTCCTTCTGCCGATAGTAAATCAGCCACAAGTACTGCTTCTGCTTTTCAGCGTAGGGCATGGCAAACGTAACTGTTGACTCGGAGGTTGGTTTGCGGCTAAAGTATAAATAGCCCCACCTCTCCGGGTAGTGCATGTTGATCACACCCTGCGGAGACCACACCCAGTTGTGCTCCGGCAACGGTTTTCCGTCTGCGCCTTTGCGCTTCACGTACTTGCCGTCCACAATATCCACATCCCACTGCACCCTCGAGAAGTTGATTCGCCACAAGGTTCCCTCATCTGGCACCAAAGCATTATTACCAACAGTCACAGACCTGAAAGGAATAGCCATTTCCACTGTCCAACCCTTATCGGTATCGCCAGGGTTGTTTAGCGTACCTTGCACCTGCACAGCCGACTTAAGCCCATGCAGATCCCAGGCTATCAGAGCGCCGCTGTTGTTGCGATAGGGCTTTGTCAAGAACAGGTCAAAAATTGTGTTGAGTGCGTTTACCTCTACCTCAAAGTACTGGTGCGTATCATTATCCGGGTCGATAAACACCTCAAAGTCGTTGTCGAAGAAGATCACCTCATCGTGATTGGTAAGCGTAGCCCACACGTGCGGCTCTTTCAGTTCGGCAGCTATGTAGAGGTACTCATTG is a genomic window containing:
- a CDS encoding family 10 glycosylhydrolase is translated as MKSRRTFLKAGALAGLAASIPAPAFADLAVPAAKKKQLKHWVWIRPNVADKEADLQQQYKRFYEAGIRGIFFEADSEKHYRTAKANKLEAHRWMWTMNRGEQELLQKHPEWYAQNRKGESCADKPPYVNYYRWLCPSRDEVKQYLADDVRNILSKDYIDGIHLDYVRFCDVILPVNLWENYNIEQTKELPEYDYCYCEVCRSKFRAWRGKDIKELEYPEASLSWRLYRYHAVNNIVNHLAEVAKEKRKPITAAVFPTPEVARRIVRQDWTNWNLNSVCPMIYHGFYKENVEWIGDAVAEGIHFLNGKFPLYAGLFLPDFKSNEELQQGMEYALQNGAGGISLFGEVTDKVLIALKRASATV
- a CDS encoding family 20 glycosylhydrolase, producing MRLKTKIAALASSALVASGLLLSTAAPALAQAGNSQQQAVSIIPKPVKLTQQNGSFALGKETRIFVDPKNDELRQIGEYLARNIKDMTGVQPTVEQKAPEKNSSNYLHLTLSAPTDTLGTEGYTLDVNSDKIVLAANQPNGVFLGTQTIRQLLPAQPTTAPVTIPAVSIADKPRYEWRGMHLDVARHFFPVEFVKQYIDYLAMHKMNTFHWHLTEDQGWRIEIKKYPELTKVGAWRDGTLIGHNNDKPHKFTNERYGGYYTQEEIKEVVKYAQERYINVVPEIEMPGHAVAALTTYPALSCTGGPFSVEKRWGVFDDIFCAGNEQTFTFLEDVMTEVLALFPSKIVHIGGDEAPKTRWKECPKCQKRIADEGLKDEHELQSYFIQRMEKFLNAKGRTIIGWDEILEGGLAPNAYVMSWRGTEGGIAAAKQHHYVVMSPGSHVYFDHYQGDPSLEPIAIGGLTTLERVYSFEPTPAELSAEEKKYILGAQANVWTEYIPTTEHVEYMIMPRMSALSEVLWTPAAKKDWDDFQTRMQQQYKRFDHMGVNYARSTYNVNQDIAVDPTQSVATVTLATAAKGPKVFYTLDGSEPTTSSQAYTSPFQLSQSATIKAASFDENGNQLGKVTSKELKLHKAFAHTIELKNAPHKQYTAAGPLTLVDGQLASNSFTNGQWLGFLGTDMEAVIDLKEKRPISSITSSYLQTKNSGIHLPTQVEFAISKNGKKYKTVKVVTELPDKPGVYKEVLTAEVPNKKARYIKVTAKNSKPGTEQEKNRAWLFADEIIVE
- a CDS encoding sialidase family protein, yielding MMNKHFMALISFLFLAYSSQAQSGWTKVKEELVFNNAPFKQCHASTMVEISGGRLLVSCFGGSAESNPDVDIWLSTIDDNGVSEPVNVANGIINDSLRYPTWNPVLFQEKEGKVFLFYKVGPNPREWWGMVKTSDDEGMTWSEAQKLPDGILGPIKNKPVQLADGTILSPSSVEESTERWKVHIEKSSDGGQTWQYIPVDTNSEFDVIQPSILFYPKNRLQILCRSKQGNVIQAWSSDGGNSWGKLTKTKLLNPNSGTDAVTLKDGTQLIVYNPDVPGQDWFNGRSKLHVAVSTNGKKWRDVAVLENGDKEEFSYPAVLQTRDGLVHITYTYDRKNIKHVVLQQ
- a CDS encoding carbohydrate-binding family 9-like protein yields the protein MIRFCTALCLAYLLSVNAHAINIQGDGPTYPRQKGSSQSDPFAGLEHLFSEPKHYVTYFAEQAPDIDGNLDEEVWQQALWTDLFVDIEGDKKPKPAYPTQVKMAWDNEYLYIAAELKEPHVWATLTNHDEVIFFDNDFEVFIDPDNDTHQYFEVEVNALNTIFDLFLTKPYRNNSGALIAWDLHGLKSAVQVQGTLNNPGDTDKGWTVEMAIPFRSVTVGNNALVPDEGTLWRINFSRVQWDVDIVDGKYVKRKGADGKPLPEHNWVWSPQGVINMHYPERWGYLYFSRKPTSESTVTFAMPYAEKQKQYLWLIYYRQKEHFNKYGKYSKSLKELGLKGSKVTVEGQENQLSLEAGTLQFLAAIQGPDGKVWSINENGFVHTIKGLK
- a CDS encoding GH92 family glycosyl hydrolase; this translates as MHLKALSKLKATLAVLACFTAACTTTNQQDSNPATTSLTKYVDPYIGSSFHGHVFVGANVPFGAVQLGPTNMSQGWDWCSGYHYSDSTIIGFSHTHLSGTGIGDLGDISVMPVTGQVQLVKGSVKNPESGYYSLFSHDDETVKPGYYAVKLKRYSIGAELTATERVGFHQYTFPKSEEASIIIDLKEGIGWDSPVETFIEQLNDSTLAGYRFSKGWANDQRVYFTAVFSKPIDKFESFQVADTAASSPVPASKGRMIKGVAHFKTQEGEKVKLKVGISPVSAENALANIQAEVPDWNFEKVVADADAAWNRELQKVRIQPLDSVQLRTFYTALYHTLIAPSIFNDHNGDYRGTDKKVYRNADFTNLTTFSLWDTYRAAHPLFTITQADRVNDMINSMLAIYQQQGKLPVWHLMGNETNTMPGYSGVTVVADAVLKGFDGFDHELAFEAMKATAMGNEFGLNYVKELGFIPAEEEVESVAKGLEYAIADWGIAQVAKKLGKEEDYQYFSKRAKYYENYFDKQTHFMRGRVSKTEWRTPFDPFKSAHRKDDYAEGNSWQYTWLVPQDVEGLISLMGGEEAFVQKLDSLFTVKGDMGEEASNDITGLIGQYAHGNEPSHHISYMYAYAGQPWKTADKVRFIVKNMYTDKPDGLIGNEDVGQMSAWYIFSTLGFYPQNPANGAYVFGSPAVKQATLSLPNGNVLEVEAQGNSSENRYIQSITLNGEPYTKSYILHKDLIKGGKLVFKMGNTPSPTWGVAKEDRPRSEPMH